A DNA window from Hevea brasiliensis isolate MT/VB/25A 57/8 chromosome 2, ASM3005281v1, whole genome shotgun sequence contains the following coding sequences:
- the LOC110658059 gene encoding receptor protein-tyrosine kinase CEPR1 isoform X1 gives MIKACTAAPNDPLNHLIYILLSFLSSFSATTTLTTFPSPSHMAAKFIFFLFLLLVSLTCTLQAISTNQSQFFNLMRTSLSGNALFDWDVTSGESYCNFEGVSCNIQGYVEKIDMTGWSVSGHFPAGICSYLPKLHILRLGHNHLYGDFLHSIINCSLLEELNMSSLYLRGTLPDFSPLKSLRVLDMSYNFFTGDFPMSVTNLSDLEMLNFNENVELNLWQLPENTSKLTKLKSMILMTCMLYGPIPASIGNMTSLIDLELSGNYLTGQIPAEIGFLKNLQQLELYYNYYLSGSVPEELGNLTELVDMDISVNKLTGKVPESICRLPKLEVLQLYNNSLSGEIPSAIANLTTLRILSIYDNSFTGEVPQNLGRLSPMIVLDLSENRLSGPLPAEVCNRGKLIYFLALDNMFSGVLPDGYTKCNTLLRFRVSHNRLEGPIPGGLLALPHVSIIDLSYNNFSGSIATTTGTARNLTELFLQSNKISGLLPPEISGAINLVKIDVSNNLLSGPVPFQIGFLTKLNLLMLQGNMLNSSIPNSISMLKSLNVLDLSNNKLTGNVPESLSVLLPNSINFSNNRLSGPIPLSLIKGGLLESFSGNPGLCVPVSVSSDQGFPICSQTYKRKRLYSIWVIGVSVVIIIVGAVLFLKRKLSKERFMGRDETMYSSFFSYNVKSFHRISFDPQEILEGMVDKNKVGQGGSGTVYKIQLRSGEVVAAKRLWSKRTKDSASEDRLRMDKQLNTEVGTLGSVRHKKIVKLYSYVSSLDCNVLVYEYMPNGNLWDALHNGQIHLDWPIRHQIALGIAQGLAYLHHDLLPPIVHRDIKSTNILLNVNYQPKIADFGIAKVLQARVGKDSSTTVIAGTYGYLAPEYAYSSKATTKCDVYSFGVVLMELITGKKPLEAEFGEDKNIISWISAKDTKEGVMEVLDERLSGSFRDEMIQVLRIAICCTCNNPALRPTMNEVVKFLIEADPCRFDSCKSSNKTKETSNVTK, from the exons ATGATCAAGGCTTGCACTGCTGCACCCAATGATCCCCTCAATCATCTCATTTACATACTTCTCAGCTTCCTCAGCTCCTTCTCTGCAACAACGACCTTAACTACCTTTCCCTCTCCTTCTCATATGGCTGCCAAGTTTATTTTCTTCCTGTTCTTGTTACTTGTATCTCTGACCTGCACTTTGCAAGCCATCAGTACAAATCAATCTCAATTTTTCAATCTAATGAGGACTTCTCTGTCAGGAAATGCCTTGTTTGATTGGGATGTCACTTCAGGGGAATCTTATTGCAATTTCGAGGGAGTTAGTTGCAACATTCAAGGGTATGTAGAAAAAATTGACATGACTGGTTGGTCAGTCTCTGGCCACTTTCCAGCTGGTATATGCTCTTACCTGCCAAAGTTACATATTCTCCGTCTCGGCCACAACCATCTATATGGTGATTTCCTTCACAGTATCATCAACTGTTCTCTCTTAGAAGAGCTGAATATGAGTTCTTTATATCTCCGTGGAACACTACCTGATTTCTCACCACTAAAATCTCTTCGGGTACTTGACATGTCATACAACTTCTTCACAGGCGATTTTCCAATGTCAGTGACTAATCTTAGCGATCTTGAGATGCTTAACTTCAATGAAAATGTGGAACTCAACTTGTGGCAACTGCCGGAGAACACTTCCAAGCTGACAAAGCTTAAATCGATGATATTGATGACATGCATGCTGTATGGTCCAATCCCAGCATCAATAGGAAACATGACGTCCCTGATTGATCTTGAATTAAGTGGGAATTATCTCACGGGACAAATTCCTGCAGAGATTGGATTTTTGAAGAACTTGCAACAACTTGAGCTCTACTACAATTATTACCTTTCTGGCAGTGTACCTGAAGAACTTGGAAATTTGACAGAGCTAGTAGATATGGATATCTCAGTCAATAAGTTGACAGGAAAAGTTCCAGAATCTATATGTCGCCTTCCGAAGCTCGAAGTCCTGCAGCTTTACAACAACAGCCTCTCGGGAGAAATCCCAAGTGCTATTGCCAACTTAACAACTTTGCGCATTTTATCAATTTATGACAACTCTTTTACAGGAGAAGTTCCACAAAATCTGGGGCGGCTGTCACCTATGATTGTCCTAGACTTATCAGAGAACCGCCTGTCGGGTCCGTTACCAGCAGAAGTTTGCAACAGAGGTAAATTGATTTACTTTCTTGCCTTGGATAATATGTTTTCTGGGGTGCTACCTGATGGTTACACAAAATGCAACACCCTTCTCCGGTTTCGAGTAAGTCATAACCGTTTGGAGGGCCCAATACCAGGAGGACTTCTAGCTCTTCCTCATGTTTCAATCATTGATCTGAGTTACAATAACTTTAGCGGTTCAATTGCAACTACTACAGGAACTGCTAGAAACTTGACAGAATTGTTCTTGCAAAGCAACAAGATTTCAGGACTTCTACCTCCTGAAATTTCTGGTGCTATCAATCTGGTGAAGATTGATGTTAGCAATAATCTCCTATCTGGGCCGGTACCTTTTCAAATTGGCTTTCTGACAAAGCTAAATTTACTAATGCTTCAAGGCAACATGCTGAATTCTTCCATCCCCAATTCAATTTCTATGTTGAAATCTCTTAATGTTCTTGATCTCTCCAACAACAAGTTGACCGGAAATGTCCCCGAAAGTCTCAGTGTGTTGTTGCCAAATTCTATCAACTTTTCAAACAATCGTCTTTCTGGTCCAATTCCTCTATCTCTGATAAAGGGTGGGCTGTTAGAGAGTTTCTCAGGCAACCCAGGTCTTTGTGTTCCAGTCTCTGTTTCATCAGATCAAGGTTTCCCCATATGCTCACAGACTTATAAAAGAAAGAGACTATATTCTATTTGGGTGATCGGAGTTTCAGTGGTTATCATAATAGTTGGGGCTGTCTTGTTTCTGAAACGTAAACTGagtaaagaaaggttcatgggacgTGATGAAACCATGTATTCATCATTCTTTTCATACAATGTGAAGAGCTTCCATCGAATTAGTTTTGACCCACAAGAGATACTGGAAGGCATGGTTGATAAAAACAAAGTGGGCCAAGGAGGATCTGGGACTGTGTACAAAATTCAATTGAGAAGTGGGGAAGTTGTTGCAGCAAAGAGGCTATGGAGTAAGAGAACGAAAGATTCAGCTTCAGAAGATCGGCTGCGTATGGACAAGCAATTGAACACTGAGGTTGGGACCCTGGGAAGTGTAAGGCACAAGAAAATAGTCAAATTGTACAGTTATGTCTCGAGCTTGGATTGCAACGTATTGGTTTACGAGTATATGCCAAATGGAAACCTCTGGGACGCCCTTCACAATGGTCAGATCCATCTAGATTGGCCCATCCGTCATCAAATAGCACTTGGAATCGCACAGGGCTTGGCTTATCTCCACCATGATCTGTTGCCACCTATAGTTCATAGAGATATAAAGTCAACCAATATCCTGCTAAATGTTAACTACCAGCCCAAGATTGCAGATTTTGGAATAGCCAAGGTTTTGCAAGCTAGGGTAGGCAAAGATTCCTCCACCACTGTAATTGCTGGAACCTATGGTTACTTGGCTCCAG AATATGCATATTCATCTAAAGCAACGACCAAATGTGATGTCTACAGTTTTGGGGTAGTCCTGATGGAATTAATAACAGGGAAGAAGCCACTAGAGGCAGAATTTGGGGAGGACAAGAATATCATATCTTGGATTTCAGCAAAAGACACCAAGGAAGGAGTTATGGAAGTATTGGACGAACGATTGTCAGGGTCTTTCAGGGATGAGATGATCCAGGTTCTACGGATTGCCATCTGCTGTACCTGTAACAACCCAGCCCTCCGCCCAACAATGAACGAAGTTGTCAAGTTCCTGATTGAGGCAGACCCATGCAGGTTCGATTCTTGCAAGTCATCTAATAAGACAAAGGAGACTTCAAATGTCACTAAATAA
- the LOC110658059 gene encoding receptor protein-tyrosine kinase CEPR1 isoform X2 has product MIKACTAAPNDPLNHLIYILLSFLSSFSATTTLTTFPSPSHMAAKFIFFLFLLLVSLTCTLQAISTNQSQFFNLMRTSLSGNALFDWDVTSGESYCNFEGVSCNIQGYVEKIDMTGWSVSGHFPAGICSYLPKLHILRLGHNHLYGDFLHSIINCSLLEELNMSSLYLRGTLPDFSPLKSLRVLDMSYNFFTGDFPMSVTNLSDLEMLNFNENVELNLWQLPENTSKLTKLKSMILMTCMLYGPIPASIGNMTSLIDLELSGNYLTGQIPAEIGFLKNLQQLELYYNYYLSGSVPEELGNLTELVDMDISVNKLTGKVPESICRLPKLEVLQLYNNSLSGEIPSAIANLTTLRILSIYDNSFTGEVPQNLGRLSPMIVLDLSENRLSGPLPAEVCNRGKLIYFLALDNMFSGVLPDGYTKCNTLLRFRVSHNRLEGPIPGGLLALPHVSIIDLSYNNFSGSIATTTGTARNLTELFLQSNKISGLLPPEISGAINLVKIDVSNNLLSGPVPFQIGFLTKLNLLMLQGNMLNSSIPNSISMLKSLNVLDLSNNKLTGNVPESLSVLLPNSINFSNNRLSGPIPLSLIKGGLLESFSGNPGLCVPVSVSSDQGFPICSQTYKRKRLYSIWVIGVSVVIIIVGAVLFLKRKLSKERFMGRDETMYSSFFSYNVKSFHRISFDPQEILEGMVDKNKVGQGGSGTVYKIQLRSGEVVAAKRLWSKRTKDSASEDRLRMDKQLNTEVGTLGSVRHKKIVKLYSYVSSLDCNVLVYEYMPNGNLWDALHNGQIHLDWPIRHQIALGIAQGLAYLHHDLLPPIVHRDIKSTNILLNVNYQPKIADFGIAKVLQARVGKDSSTTVIAGTYGYLAPVLG; this is encoded by the exons ATGATCAAGGCTTGCACTGCTGCACCCAATGATCCCCTCAATCATCTCATTTACATACTTCTCAGCTTCCTCAGCTCCTTCTCTGCAACAACGACCTTAACTACCTTTCCCTCTCCTTCTCATATGGCTGCCAAGTTTATTTTCTTCCTGTTCTTGTTACTTGTATCTCTGACCTGCACTTTGCAAGCCATCAGTACAAATCAATCTCAATTTTTCAATCTAATGAGGACTTCTCTGTCAGGAAATGCCTTGTTTGATTGGGATGTCACTTCAGGGGAATCTTATTGCAATTTCGAGGGAGTTAGTTGCAACATTCAAGGGTATGTAGAAAAAATTGACATGACTGGTTGGTCAGTCTCTGGCCACTTTCCAGCTGGTATATGCTCTTACCTGCCAAAGTTACATATTCTCCGTCTCGGCCACAACCATCTATATGGTGATTTCCTTCACAGTATCATCAACTGTTCTCTCTTAGAAGAGCTGAATATGAGTTCTTTATATCTCCGTGGAACACTACCTGATTTCTCACCACTAAAATCTCTTCGGGTACTTGACATGTCATACAACTTCTTCACAGGCGATTTTCCAATGTCAGTGACTAATCTTAGCGATCTTGAGATGCTTAACTTCAATGAAAATGTGGAACTCAACTTGTGGCAACTGCCGGAGAACACTTCCAAGCTGACAAAGCTTAAATCGATGATATTGATGACATGCATGCTGTATGGTCCAATCCCAGCATCAATAGGAAACATGACGTCCCTGATTGATCTTGAATTAAGTGGGAATTATCTCACGGGACAAATTCCTGCAGAGATTGGATTTTTGAAGAACTTGCAACAACTTGAGCTCTACTACAATTATTACCTTTCTGGCAGTGTACCTGAAGAACTTGGAAATTTGACAGAGCTAGTAGATATGGATATCTCAGTCAATAAGTTGACAGGAAAAGTTCCAGAATCTATATGTCGCCTTCCGAAGCTCGAAGTCCTGCAGCTTTACAACAACAGCCTCTCGGGAGAAATCCCAAGTGCTATTGCCAACTTAACAACTTTGCGCATTTTATCAATTTATGACAACTCTTTTACAGGAGAAGTTCCACAAAATCTGGGGCGGCTGTCACCTATGATTGTCCTAGACTTATCAGAGAACCGCCTGTCGGGTCCGTTACCAGCAGAAGTTTGCAACAGAGGTAAATTGATTTACTTTCTTGCCTTGGATAATATGTTTTCTGGGGTGCTACCTGATGGTTACACAAAATGCAACACCCTTCTCCGGTTTCGAGTAAGTCATAACCGTTTGGAGGGCCCAATACCAGGAGGACTTCTAGCTCTTCCTCATGTTTCAATCATTGATCTGAGTTACAATAACTTTAGCGGTTCAATTGCAACTACTACAGGAACTGCTAGAAACTTGACAGAATTGTTCTTGCAAAGCAACAAGATTTCAGGACTTCTACCTCCTGAAATTTCTGGTGCTATCAATCTGGTGAAGATTGATGTTAGCAATAATCTCCTATCTGGGCCGGTACCTTTTCAAATTGGCTTTCTGACAAAGCTAAATTTACTAATGCTTCAAGGCAACATGCTGAATTCTTCCATCCCCAATTCAATTTCTATGTTGAAATCTCTTAATGTTCTTGATCTCTCCAACAACAAGTTGACCGGAAATGTCCCCGAAAGTCTCAGTGTGTTGTTGCCAAATTCTATCAACTTTTCAAACAATCGTCTTTCTGGTCCAATTCCTCTATCTCTGATAAAGGGTGGGCTGTTAGAGAGTTTCTCAGGCAACCCAGGTCTTTGTGTTCCAGTCTCTGTTTCATCAGATCAAGGTTTCCCCATATGCTCACAGACTTATAAAAGAAAGAGACTATATTCTATTTGGGTGATCGGAGTTTCAGTGGTTATCATAATAGTTGGGGCTGTCTTGTTTCTGAAACGTAAACTGagtaaagaaaggttcatgggacgTGATGAAACCATGTATTCATCATTCTTTTCATACAATGTGAAGAGCTTCCATCGAATTAGTTTTGACCCACAAGAGATACTGGAAGGCATGGTTGATAAAAACAAAGTGGGCCAAGGAGGATCTGGGACTGTGTACAAAATTCAATTGAGAAGTGGGGAAGTTGTTGCAGCAAAGAGGCTATGGAGTAAGAGAACGAAAGATTCAGCTTCAGAAGATCGGCTGCGTATGGACAAGCAATTGAACACTGAGGTTGGGACCCTGGGAAGTGTAAGGCACAAGAAAATAGTCAAATTGTACAGTTATGTCTCGAGCTTGGATTGCAACGTATTGGTTTACGAGTATATGCCAAATGGAAACCTCTGGGACGCCCTTCACAATGGTCAGATCCATCTAGATTGGCCCATCCGTCATCAAATAGCACTTGGAATCGCACAGGGCTTGGCTTATCTCCACCATGATCTGTTGCCACCTATAGTTCATAGAGATATAAAGTCAACCAATATCCTGCTAAATGTTAACTACCAGCCCAAGATTGCAGATTTTGGAATAGCCAAGGTTTTGCAAGCTAGGGTAGGCAAAGATTCCTCCACCACTGTAATTGCTGGAACCTATGGTTACTTGGCTCCAG TTTTGGGGTAG